A single Stigmatopora argus isolate UIUO_Sarg chromosome 7, RoL_Sarg_1.0, whole genome shotgun sequence DNA region contains:
- the cant1b gene encoding soluble calcium-activated nucleotidase 1b isoform X2, translating into MNVAPRKVYISDRQKLQSEHRNEDKEKPSMSIFALGVRGIPLGLSSMTPVATWDPRFKPKWRAIAVVTLLALVLSLYLYHTGGDGDNPSLRSYSNSLQMYHHGDDRTFRETHRRSMESSSRLREWEKPYNGTYPLSPPVKTSFGVKYRIAVIADLDTASRGPDGRTWFSYMKRGYVTVSERGERLSVEWDQEIITLDSHLAEKGRGMELSELVAFNGHLYSVDDRTGVVYRIEGRQAVPWVILPDGNGSVSKGFKAEWLAVKDERLYVGGLGKQWTTTTGEVVNEHPQWVKVVGYNGDVQHKNWVPYYNALRRAAGIKPPGYLIHESAAWSERLQRWFFLPRRASHQRYDESADERRATNLLLSCRPDFSDVTTQRVGPLNPTHGFSSFKFVPDTDDQIILALKSEEDAGQVASYVIAFTLDGRVLLPETKIGDVKYEGLEFI; encoded by the exons GCAAAAATTACAGTCGGAGCACCGcaatgaggataaagaaaaACCTTCTATGAGTATTTTTGCACTGGGAGTCCGAGGAATCCCCTTGGGCCTTTCATCTATGACGCCAGTCGCTACCTGGGACCCCCGCTTTAAGCCCAAATGGCGGGCAATCGCTgtggtcaccctgctggctttAGTCCTCTCGTTGTACCTTTACCACACTGGAGGGGACGGAGACAATCCGTCCCTTCGTTCCTACAGCAACAGTTTACAAATGTATCATCACGGCGACGACCGCACATTCAGGGAGACTCACAGACGAAGTATGGAGAGTTCCTCCAGGCTGCGGGAATGGGAAAAACCTTACAACGGCACATATCCTCTAAGTCCACCCGTGAAGACCAGCTTTGGCGTCAAGTACCGCATCGCAGTCATCGCGGACCTGGACACGGCGTCACGCGGACCTGACGGCCGCACGTGGTTCAGCTACATGAAAAGGGGTTACGTGACCGTTTCAGAGCGTGGTGAAAGACTGAGTGTCGAATGGGACCAGGAGATCATCACGCTGGATAGTCACCTCGCGGAGAAAGGCCGAG GTATGGAGCTGTCGGAGCTAGTGGCATTCAATGGGCATTTGTACAGCGTGGACGACCGCACAGGCGTGGTGTACAGGATCGAGGGGAGGCAAGCGGTCCCCTGGGTCATCCTGCCCGATGGCAATGGATCTGTTTCCAAAG GCTTTAAGGCAGAGTGGCTCGCAGTGAAAGACGAGCGCCTGTACGTCGGCGGTCTTGGCAAGCAGTGGACCACCACCACCGGAGAGGTCGTCAACGAGCACCCACAGTGGGTCAAAGTGGTGGGATACAACGGCGACGTCCAGCATAAGAACTGGGTGCCTTACTACAACGCTCTCCGACGTGCTGCGGGGATCAAGCCACCAG GCTATCTTATCCACGAATCTGCGGCATGGAGCGAGCGGCTTCAACGTTGGTTCTTCCTACCTCGCCGCGCCAGTCACCAGCGCTACGACGAGAGCGCCGACGAGCGCCGCGCTACCAATCTGCTGCTGTCCTGTCGGCCCGATTTTAGCGATGTAACGACGCAGCGCGTCGGTCCTCTGAATCCCACCCATGGCTTTTCATCTTTTAAGTTTGTTCCCGACACGGACGATCAGATCATTTTGGCGCTAAAATCGGAGGAAGACGCAGGCCAGGTCGCCTCTTACGTCATCGCGTTCACGCTCGACGGCCGGGTGCTGCTGCCTGAAACAAAAATCGGAGATGTCAAGTACGAAGGACTGGAGTTTATTTGA
- the cant1b gene encoding soluble calcium-activated nucleotidase 1b isoform X1 codes for MLLQERSILATGRQKLQSEHRNEDKEKPSMSIFALGVRGIPLGLSSMTPVATWDPRFKPKWRAIAVVTLLALVLSLYLYHTGGDGDNPSLRSYSNSLQMYHHGDDRTFRETHRRSMESSSRLREWEKPYNGTYPLSPPVKTSFGVKYRIAVIADLDTASRGPDGRTWFSYMKRGYVTVSERGERLSVEWDQEIITLDSHLAEKGRGMELSELVAFNGHLYSVDDRTGVVYRIEGRQAVPWVILPDGNGSVSKGFKAEWLAVKDERLYVGGLGKQWTTTTGEVVNEHPQWVKVVGYNGDVQHKNWVPYYNALRRAAGIKPPGYLIHESAAWSERLQRWFFLPRRASHQRYDESADERRATNLLLSCRPDFSDVTTQRVGPLNPTHGFSSFKFVPDTDDQIILALKSEEDAGQVASYVIAFTLDGRVLLPETKIGDVKYEGLEFI; via the exons GCAAAAATTACAGTCGGAGCACCGcaatgaggataaagaaaaACCTTCTATGAGTATTTTTGCACTGGGAGTCCGAGGAATCCCCTTGGGCCTTTCATCTATGACGCCAGTCGCTACCTGGGACCCCCGCTTTAAGCCCAAATGGCGGGCAATCGCTgtggtcaccctgctggctttAGTCCTCTCGTTGTACCTTTACCACACTGGAGGGGACGGAGACAATCCGTCCCTTCGTTCCTACAGCAACAGTTTACAAATGTATCATCACGGCGACGACCGCACATTCAGGGAGACTCACAGACGAAGTATGGAGAGTTCCTCCAGGCTGCGGGAATGGGAAAAACCTTACAACGGCACATATCCTCTAAGTCCACCCGTGAAGACCAGCTTTGGCGTCAAGTACCGCATCGCAGTCATCGCGGACCTGGACACGGCGTCACGCGGACCTGACGGCCGCACGTGGTTCAGCTACATGAAAAGGGGTTACGTGACCGTTTCAGAGCGTGGTGAAAGACTGAGTGTCGAATGGGACCAGGAGATCATCACGCTGGATAGTCACCTCGCGGAGAAAGGCCGAG GTATGGAGCTGTCGGAGCTAGTGGCATTCAATGGGCATTTGTACAGCGTGGACGACCGCACAGGCGTGGTGTACAGGATCGAGGGGAGGCAAGCGGTCCCCTGGGTCATCCTGCCCGATGGCAATGGATCTGTTTCCAAAG GCTTTAAGGCAGAGTGGCTCGCAGTGAAAGACGAGCGCCTGTACGTCGGCGGTCTTGGCAAGCAGTGGACCACCACCACCGGAGAGGTCGTCAACGAGCACCCACAGTGGGTCAAAGTGGTGGGATACAACGGCGACGTCCAGCATAAGAACTGGGTGCCTTACTACAACGCTCTCCGACGTGCTGCGGGGATCAAGCCACCAG GCTATCTTATCCACGAATCTGCGGCATGGAGCGAGCGGCTTCAACGTTGGTTCTTCCTACCTCGCCGCGCCAGTCACCAGCGCTACGACGAGAGCGCCGACGAGCGCCGCGCTACCAATCTGCTGCTGTCCTGTCGGCCCGATTTTAGCGATGTAACGACGCAGCGCGTCGGTCCTCTGAATCCCACCCATGGCTTTTCATCTTTTAAGTTTGTTCCCGACACGGACGATCAGATCATTTTGGCGCTAAAATCGGAGGAAGACGCAGGCCAGGTCGCCTCTTACGTCATCGCGTTCACGCTCGACGGCCGGGTGCTGCTGCCTGAAACAAAAATCGGAGATGTCAAGTACGAAGGACTGGAGTTTATTTGA
- the cant1b gene encoding soluble calcium-activated nucleotidase 1b isoform X3, with product MSIFALGVRGIPLGLSSMTPVATWDPRFKPKWRAIAVVTLLALVLSLYLYHTGGDGDNPSLRSYSNSLQMYHHGDDRTFRETHRRSMESSSRLREWEKPYNGTYPLSPPVKTSFGVKYRIAVIADLDTASRGPDGRTWFSYMKRGYVTVSERGERLSVEWDQEIITLDSHLAEKGRGMELSELVAFNGHLYSVDDRTGVVYRIEGRQAVPWVILPDGNGSVSKGFKAEWLAVKDERLYVGGLGKQWTTTTGEVVNEHPQWVKVVGYNGDVQHKNWVPYYNALRRAAGIKPPGYLIHESAAWSERLQRWFFLPRRASHQRYDESADERRATNLLLSCRPDFSDVTTQRVGPLNPTHGFSSFKFVPDTDDQIILALKSEEDAGQVASYVIAFTLDGRVLLPETKIGDVKYEGLEFI from the exons ATGAGTATTTTTGCACTGGGAGTCCGAGGAATCCCCTTGGGCCTTTCATCTATGACGCCAGTCGCTACCTGGGACCCCCGCTTTAAGCCCAAATGGCGGGCAATCGCTgtggtcaccctgctggctttAGTCCTCTCGTTGTACCTTTACCACACTGGAGGGGACGGAGACAATCCGTCCCTTCGTTCCTACAGCAACAGTTTACAAATGTATCATCACGGCGACGACCGCACATTCAGGGAGACTCACAGACGAAGTATGGAGAGTTCCTCCAGGCTGCGGGAATGGGAAAAACCTTACAACGGCACATATCCTCTAAGTCCACCCGTGAAGACCAGCTTTGGCGTCAAGTACCGCATCGCAGTCATCGCGGACCTGGACACGGCGTCACGCGGACCTGACGGCCGCACGTGGTTCAGCTACATGAAAAGGGGTTACGTGACCGTTTCAGAGCGTGGTGAAAGACTGAGTGTCGAATGGGACCAGGAGATCATCACGCTGGATAGTCACCTCGCGGAGAAAGGCCGAG GTATGGAGCTGTCGGAGCTAGTGGCATTCAATGGGCATTTGTACAGCGTGGACGACCGCACAGGCGTGGTGTACAGGATCGAGGGGAGGCAAGCGGTCCCCTGGGTCATCCTGCCCGATGGCAATGGATCTGTTTCCAAAG GCTTTAAGGCAGAGTGGCTCGCAGTGAAAGACGAGCGCCTGTACGTCGGCGGTCTTGGCAAGCAGTGGACCACCACCACCGGAGAGGTCGTCAACGAGCACCCACAGTGGGTCAAAGTGGTGGGATACAACGGCGACGTCCAGCATAAGAACTGGGTGCCTTACTACAACGCTCTCCGACGTGCTGCGGGGATCAAGCCACCAG GCTATCTTATCCACGAATCTGCGGCATGGAGCGAGCGGCTTCAACGTTGGTTCTTCCTACCTCGCCGCGCCAGTCACCAGCGCTACGACGAGAGCGCCGACGAGCGCCGCGCTACCAATCTGCTGCTGTCCTGTCGGCCCGATTTTAGCGATGTAACGACGCAGCGCGTCGGTCCTCTGAATCCCACCCATGGCTTTTCATCTTTTAAGTTTGTTCCCGACACGGACGATCAGATCATTTTGGCGCTAAAATCGGAGGAAGACGCAGGCCAGGTCGCCTCTTACGTCATCGCGTTCACGCTCGACGGCCGGGTGCTGCTGCCTGAAACAAAAATCGGAGATGTCAAGTACGAAGGACTGGAGTTTATTTGA